The following coding sequences are from one Stigmatopora nigra isolate UIUO_SnigA chromosome 10, RoL_Snig_1.1, whole genome shotgun sequence window:
- the LOC144203657 gene encoding protein SSUH2 homolog, with protein sequence MNSAVYPPLATPTDPFNNMPGYEGMGQGGGGFLPPPAPAEPVAPPQPGLEPEDWSIPSLSEDAAREAFRSFASSNCCYSKAPTTDGVITQMEPFNTYRYRLETFTESRSTEWGHKPHDGEMPDFYTQTAPRPWEIQATPPNLFTDHTELIRVPYTSSVKDCHDCTATGKKPCKECKGSGNKSCWVCHGKGTKNDEDCSRCNSTGQEKCRECNAKGYQNCETCKGKGQLLTFIQLKVQWTNNVEDHTVDQNSGLKVGELGSVSGKELFKNNDYLVYPLMGFPHPAIGEASARLVREHQAKYGQNSRILQQRQMVELIPISKVSYKWKGDSHVFYVFGNEQQVSADNYPAKCCCVIL encoded by the exons ATGAACAGCGCAG tgTACCCACCTTTGGCCACGCCCACTGACCCATTCAACAACATGCCCGGTTACGAAGGCATGGGCCAAGGTGGCGGAG GTTTCCTCCCTCCCCCCGCACCCGCTGAGCCGGTGGCCCCGCCCCAACCGGGTCTCGAACCCGAGGACTGGAG TATTCCATCGTTGTCGGAGGACGCGGCTCGTGAGGCGTTCCGGAGCTTTGCCTCGTCCAATTGCTGCTACAGCAAAGCGCCCACCACTGACGGCGTCATCACGCAGATGGAGCCCTTCAACACTTACAGG TATCGATTGGAGACATTTACCGAGTCCAGATCAACTGAGTGGGGACACAAACCTCATgatg GCGAGATGCCGGATTTCTACACCCAAACGGCGCCCCGACCTTGGGAGATTCAGGCCACGCCCCCTAATCTCTTCACCGATCACACGGAGCTGATCCGCGTGCCATACACGTCCTCCGTAAAG GATTGTCACGACTGCACCGCAACGGGCAAGAAACCTTGTAAGGAGTGCAAAGGAAGCGGCAAT AAATCGTGCTGGGTGTGTCACGGCAAAGGCACCAAGAACGACGAGGACTGCTCCCGCTGCAACTCTACTGGCCAAGAAAA GTGCAGAGAGTGCAACGCCAAGGGCTACCAGAACTGCGAGACGTGCAAAGGGAAAGGCCAATTGCTGACCTTCATCCAGCTCAAGGTGCAATG GACAAACAACGTGGAAGATCACACAGTGGATCAGAACAGCGGCTTGAAAGTGGGCGAGTTGGGCTCTGTTAGCGGCAAGGAGCTCTTCAAGAACAACGACTACCTG GTGTACCCGTTGATGGGCTTCCCCCACCCGGCCATCGGCGAGGCGTCGGCACGCCTTGTTAGAGAGCACCAGGCCAAGTATGGCCAGAACTCCAGGATCCTGCAACAG AGGCAGATGGTGGAGTTGATTCCAATCTCCAAAGTGAGTTACAAATGGAAAGGCGACTCTCACGTGTTTTACGTGTTTGGCAACGAGCAGCAAGTCAGCGCCGACAACTACCCTGCCAAATGCTGCTGCGTCATCCTTTAG